In Cryptomeria japonica chromosome 1, Sugi_1.0, whole genome shotgun sequence, the sequence gaacaagatgaccacccccttacatctcttagcatttgctttgacgccaaaattttatagtgcagagatgcttgcaacacgaaggagggtgccaccatatagagatgcaAAGGCTGCTTCTGGCTATAGGgctgcctttaaaaagatatatcaagatgaggagacaagaaatattgtcatgagggagtttggccaatttgtatctgcaaaaaatcatgatgttgtagctcttaatgctagatatgggatggatgctgatgagtggtggtatgtacatggtcaagggtccgtttacttgcagcctcttgcaattaaacttaactcccaagtatgtatctttttattttttatttttatagttttccaattccatttgatgctatcatatttttattttataattttaatttataaatttctaattatgttttaacttttaacaggttgcaagttcttcttcagctgagcggaattggagtacatactccttcatccactcagtcaaacgtaatcgtttgggtgcaaagaaagctgaggatttggtctacgtacactccaaccttcgtttgttgtcacataaggaccctgaatatagtgagggtgtaacaaggaattgggatctagcccctgagtgtgctgatttagatgctacagttgcacaactttgccaagtctctatagacgaggcggttatggaatttgagagagacatagctagtgggagtggcattccatttgatatttggttcaattgatgctgaatttgaaccacttgatgaccgtgggcttgggttggatgcttcagatgaagatgaatatggaatttaaatgccatagatggcttgtaatttgaatgtttaactttatactttattgtgtcatgacattttcacattttgaaacttgaaacttgaatattatcttttttgcaaattatgaatatgatattacatttatgatttatgatatatcaatatcagaatatttattggcattggcaattatggatttatgatttatgatttatctgttatgATTTATGTAtggtatgggaaagttacattgtatgtttgaactgtgaacatatataattttgatgtttgaagtttgaacatatatatatataaaaaaaaaattaaaaaatatatatatatgtacggacgaactGGTACCcgtacccaaattttttttttttttgccgaatccgtgAATCCGTACCCAAATCCGAACCTGAATCCaaaccggaaccggtaacttagacGAGGACCATTGAGAGTTGGAACTCCAACAACTATATTAATGATTGCATGTTTGTCTTCATTCTCCATCATTTTAATTGTGTGTGAATTTGTGCCCTAATGATGAACAATTGTTGTTGGGTGGGAAAACCCTTTGGAGTAGTTGTTGCATAGAATTTGATCATTAATGATGACTTGGGCTATGCAAGGAGGTAGGTAGGAatgaataatgcaaaatatgaGAGTTGTGGAGTTTTGAGGATCAAGGGTTTGGAATGCCTCACAACCCATGCTAGAGGCAAGCAAATTAGGATATTGTTGCATCCTCAACTTCGAAAGGATATATGAAGGAAATTATTGGGAGTCAAGGATCAAAGATACCACAAAATCTATACCACTTGTTTGGGATTGGGAGTATGCCATACCTCATGCCCAATGCAAACAAACAAATGTATCTTTGCATCTTTGACTTTGAAAAGAATGTTAAGGGAAGCATTGGGAGTTAGGGATCAAGGATACTAAGGAATTCATCCACTAGACATTCAAATAAAGATAGGTTTTAACTTTGAACCCAATAAGGTAACAACGTAGAATGTCGGGGATACTTCACGAACCATGCCCTAAAGTGTTTTGTTAAAGGAATTCTTGCATTGCTGACATTGAAAAATTATACAAGGGGAAGTATTGTAAGTGTCTTGGAGTGTCTGAGGAAAAGCATGTTGGTAAGAGAAAGTTCAAAACTCCAACAAAGACAAGGTAAAAAGTGATGGTTGAGAGAAAGGTACACTAGGATGGGAAACTCTGAAATTTCAACAACTAGTACAGTTTTTGGAATTTGATCAAAAAACATCCACACTTTGACTTTTACTTCTAGTACATGAACATGGGGAAAGATGGAGAACAACTCTTTTGCAAACTGTGACCAAGGGAAACTCATTAGGAATTATCTCAGATTGGTTATAAATGATGGGCGAAATGTGGCCAAATGCACAAAGGAACTGGAACCCAAGCAAATATGGACACTGTTGAATTGGCTGCTGTCATGCTCCCTGGTTGCAGCAGTGTTAGAACCCTAATCACAGCAGTCCTAAACCCTAAACGCAGCAGTTCTAAACCTAGTCGCAGATATATAAGCTTGAGTGATTAAATAAAGCAAGGGGCCAACTAGGATAATAATAATTAAGATTTGGAATGATCAATTATACGGAGCAATTAATCAATGAAGCCAGAAATTTTTGTTCTGCAAagcaatataaatatatatgatgCTAGGGCCGACCTTCTAGTTCAAGCACCCAAAATTGAAGgagaaaattaataaataaaaataagttgTTATGGTGGCTGAGCTAGGCTGTTTGAGCGCCCAAAATTGAAAGGTAAGTGaatctaaataaaaat encodes:
- the LOC131064670 gene encoding uncharacterized protein LOC131064670, yielding MTTPLHLLAFALTPKFYSAEMLATRRRVPPYRDAKAASGYRAAFKKIYQDEETRNIVMREFGQFVSAKNHDVVALNARYGMDADEWWYVHGQGSVYLQPLAIKLNSQVASSSSAERNWSTYSFIHSVKRNRLGAKKAEDLVYVHSNLRLLSHKDPEYSEGVTRNWDLAPECADLDATVAQLCQVSIDEAVMEFERDIASGSGIPFDIWFN